TAGATGGACAATTGGAAATACGTGCGGAGGTTGCAAAACACCAAGGTGACTTTGCTAAAATTGTTGATGGTGTTAATGCGACGTTGGATGCAGTGGTAGCACCTGTTCAGGAAGCCTCGTCAGTGCTAAAAGAATTGTCTCTGGGAAATTTAACGACCGGTATGATTGGCAATTACAATGGCGACTATGCGATCATCAAAGAGTCAATGAACCAGACCGTTACCTTCTTGAAACGTTATGTCGATGAGATTACCCTTACTCTGGAAGCAGTTGGTCAGGGTAATTTGAATCAGCAAATTTCAACCGAATATTTAGGCGATTTTCTGGCCATTAAAATGGCACTCAATGATATTACATCGACACTTAGCACGACGATGGCGGAAATTAATGAAGCCGCCGGTCAGGTGGAAGCAGGTGCCGTCCAGATTTCGGATGGCGGGCAGGCGTTATCGCAAGGAACGACCGAACAGGCCAGTGCGATAGAGGAGCTTAATGCCACCATTGAAGAAGTGGCTGGAGAAACTAAAAAAAATGCTGTGCGAGCAAATGAAGCGAATCAGCGCGCTCAGGAAGTTCGGGATAATGCTGAGGTTGGAAATCAGCAAATGACTGAGATGGTTACGGCCATGGTTGATATCAATGAGTCATCTAAAAATATTTCCAGAATCATCAAGGTTATTGATGATATTGCTTTCCAAACTAATATTCTAGCCTTGAATGCGGCCGTAGAAGCAGCCCGAGCTGGTCAACATGGGAAAGGATTTGCAGTGGTTGCCGAGGAAGTCCGTAGCCTGGCAGCGCGTAGTGCTGAAGCGGCAAAGGAAACAACGGGACTGATTGAAGGATCGATTGATAAAGTAGAAACAGGAACGAAAATTGCCGATCAAACAGCCGAAAGTTTGAAAGATATCTTGCGTGAAATTGAAAAAGTTACTGGATTAGTGGGCGATATTGCGCAGGCTTCCAGTGAACAGGCCTCTGAAATTGCTCAGATTACGGAGGGAATCGAACAGATTTCTCAGGTGGTTCAGACAAATTCGGCAACGGCGGAAGAAAGTGCTGCTGCCAGCGAAGAACTGTCTGGTCAAGCTGAAATGCTAAAACAGATGGTTGGTGCTTTCCAATTAAAATCAAGTGGTTATGTGGAAAAAAATTTGAATCAGCCGAGGGCCGAAATGTTGGTTAGTTCAAATGATCGTGTGCCGCAACCAACAATCATGTTGGATGATATGGAAATGGATAAATACTAATAATTGAGGGCGTTGGGGGAACTTAGCCAGTAGTACGTTCAAGGCTGTTTAAAATAAAAGAAACCAGAATTTGACGAGACTTAGGTCAGCAAATTGTGGTTTCTTTTTTTGCAAAAACGAAGGGAAACAAGTAAATAAAATGTTATTTTGCGATCCCTTCGTTTGAGAAGAATTGAATAAAGATCAAATTTAAAGCTTTTGGTTTTTTACGGCCATATCAGGAAGGACAATTTCACCTGATTTAACTAATGCAATTTTGGCGGCAATTGGCCCAACAATAGAATAAATAAAGGTTGAACACAAAATAATAACTTGAATCTGGTCGGCATAGTTAGGTACTATTTTAGAAGCAACCACTACCAGACCTAAGGCAACACCGGCTTGCGGCATCAGCGTTGGTCCCAGATATTTACAGATACTATCAGATTGATGGGTCAGTTTGCCACCAAGCCAGGCACCGCTCATTTTACCAATTACACGCATCACGACATACAAGATTCCAATGAGACCAATAGCCGGTAGTGCGGAAATTTGGAAACCAGCCCCCGAAATGACGAAAAAAACCATAAAAATTGGCGGTGAAAAGGCATCTGTCGTTTTAAGAACACTTTCAATACGGTCCCGATAAATATTAACCAATACACCACCAAGAGCCATGCAGGCGAGTAATGGAGAACCGTGTACCATATCAGCGCCCCAGTAAGTCATTAAAATAAAAGCAATAACGATACAAATCTGGTTGGATGGTTTTTTAAACCAACGAAAGAGAATTTTCATCAGAATAGCAGCAATTCCGCCTAAAATAAACGAAATAAGGACCTCATAAAAAGGGCTTAATATGGATATGAAAATATTGGTTTGAACAGCAGAATTCATAACATTCACTAAGGTTGAAGCAAAACCAAAGGCAATCAGAGCAATGGCATCATCAATGGCCACAACACTCATTAACATCGATGTTAATGGTCCTTTGGCACGGTACTGATTAATCACCATGATGGTTTGGGCCGGGGCAGTGGCGGCGGCTATAGCCCCTAGCATAATTGCCAGCTTCGTATCAAAACCGAAGAGAATCATAACCACAGTGACTAAAATAACAGCACCTAAGGCTTCAGCTGTAGCAATCACTATGGGTGCGATTCCGACTTTTTTGAAGTAGTTTAAATCAAATTGGCTGCCGACCGAAAAAGCGATAAAGCCAAGGGCAATATCCGAAATAATGCCAAAACCGTCAACCATCTCAGTCGGAATGATATTAATAAACGAAGGTCCGAGCAGGAGCCCGGCGATGAGATAACCGGTGACATTGGGCATTTTGAAAAATTTTGCCAGACGGCCGAAAAGGATGCCCGAAAAAAGCATCAGAGAGACTTCGAGAATGATATTAGCTTCCAATAGTACAAATTCCTTTCGTGAAATCAACCGGAATCGTGAACACGATACCGGAATCTTTTTCATCCAGACTGCATACATTGGATTCAATAGCATTAATTGCTTTGGGGATATTTTCTTCTTCAATTAACATGAAAATAACATTACCATTTGCAACATTTGGATTTAAGAAAGTTCGCAGCGAACCTAAAATTGGAATCTCATCCTCATCGTGTTTATTGCTGAGATATCTGGCCATCCCAGTGCTTTCCAAAATAGTAGCGCCACAGATGTTTTCCGCTGCAAATGCGGCTAATAAGTCATCTAGTTTTTCAGTTTGACTTAATACAAAAACTAATAGTTTCATTATTTCCTCCTTTACTAAATTTTGTCTTTAGATATTTTGGGAGCATTATCAGACAATTTTTGCTACCAATTATTTATCTATAAACTTATTGTAACAGAAATTTGGTTTATTGTCCGATGTAAACGAAATACAATCTAGAAATTGTCAATGTTTTTTTCATTTTCAATTTGTTGATCTCAAAATAGGTATTATTTTATGGAATTGAGGGTATATTGTTAAAGAAAGTAATTTTGGTAAACAATATTTAGAATAAAACATTTGTTGGATCGTATTTAGCTAAATTCAGCAAAAATATGATAGTAAAATAATAATATATTCATGCCATGATTTGATGATTTTATGAAAAGAAATTGATGAAAAGGATAAAATTAGATGACGATAAAGAAGATTAAAAAATTTTTTAATACGGTAATCTATAAAAACCTTGATAAAAATGAAGAAGCAATGGATATTGGATTTTGGAAAAATAGAATTTTTTCATTACTGTCGTTTTTTCTTGTTTTTTTAGGGGGGCCGGTATTGCTGTATGGCTCATATTTGTTCTATTGGGATGGTGATATCGCATTGGCTTTGGTAGAGGCCGCTTTTGTGGGAATATTTCTTATTGCCACCTATAAAAAGAATTTAAAAATAGAATATCGAAAATTTATGATTGTCTTGAGTATCTATGCAATCAGTATTATCCTGCTTATTTATACAGGTCCATATGGAGCCGGAATGACCAGTGTTGTTTTTTCTTTTATTTTGGGTGTATCGCTGCTGAACAAAAAACACAACGAAATATTTTTCGCCATAAATATTGTTATCTTTATTGTTTTGACCGGACTGTTTAGTTTTGGTTTTTTTAGCGGCTTGAATATTGAAATATTTAAAAATAGTTGGATGATCAATGTAATTACAACGCAGTTGTATGTGCTGACTTTAATTTATTTATTTAATATTATCTATGATGGTTTGGGCAAACAAACCCAAAAAATTATTGAATCAAAGTTGTTGCTAGCTGCCAGTGAGGAAAAATATCGTCTCCTTGCGGATACCATGGCAGATGTTATTTGGGTATTTAATGTAAATACCCAAAAATTTATTTATATCAGCCCTTCAATCGAAAATCTGCGGGGATTCACAGTAGAAGAAGCAATGGCTGAAAAACTTGACGAAACAATGACAATGAAGTCGGCACAAATGTTTCATCAAGAAATTTCACGTACTGCTAAAGAATTTATTACTGAGCCGGAATCTCCCAAACGTTATATTAATGAGATTCAGCAAATTTGTAAAAATGGTGAGCTGGTCTGGGTGGAAGTTTCGTCCCGATATCGTTACAATGAATTGGGTGAAATTGAGATTGTCAGTTCCAGCCGTAATATCAACGAACGAAAAATGAAAGAAAAAGAAATTACATATATCGATTTTCATGATCCGCTCACTGGTTTGTTAAATCGAAAAGCGTTTACGAAAAACATGTATGAAGCGATCATAAAGGGACAAAAAAGGTCTGTTATTATTATTAATATTGATAATTTCAGAATTATTAATGATGCTCTTGGTCATCGGGAGGGCGATGAAGTGCTTTCAGGAATGGCGGCAAAAATCGTGGAGATTGTTGGTCAAAATGGCTTTGTTTATCGATATGGCGGTGATGAGTTTGTGATTATTGTCGACTCACTTAAGTGTCAGCAAGTGAAAAAGCTGGCTCGGCAAGTACTTAAGACAATTTCTACGCAGTTTATGGTAGAAAATAGACTTTTTTATTTAACTGCCAGTCTTGGAATCGGCTTAGGTTCAGAGCAGGTCGATCTTGAACAAACGGTAAAAAATGCGGATACAGCATTATATATCGCTAAAAAACAAAAAAATAATATCACGATCTATGGTCATGAAATGGATCAAACCAGAACACGGGAGGCGATACTGGAAGAAGATCTGAAAACCGCTCTTGAAAAAGGTGAATTTGAACTTTTTTATCAACCGATTTATGATCAGAAAAATAGTGAGATTAATCAGGCAGAAGCGCTGTTGCGGTGGAACCACTCAAACCTTGGGATGATCTCACCAAGCGATTTTATTCCCATCGCCGAAAAAACAAAACTGATTATTCCAATCACTGATTGGGTAATTTATGAAGTTTGTCAAAAAATAAAGCAATGGAATGAGCTTGGTATTGATAAAATGACAGTTAGTATTAATATCTCGCTTTTATCATTAGAAAATCGTGGGGCGGAATTAACTGAATCCGTAAAAAATGGGATCCAGAAAGCAGGGATCAAAGCGGAAAAGGTCAAACTTGAGATAACAGAAAGTATTTTGATTCGCGATACCGATGAAATTGTAAATGTTTTTGATGCGTTGAAAAAAATTGGTGTAAAATTAGCACTCGATGATTTTGGCACGGGTTATTCATCTTTTGGCTGTATGAAAGATTTGCCGCTCGATATTATAAAATTGGATCGGTCTTTAATTAGTAATATTGTTACTGATGAGCGAGAACAAATGATTGCGCAATCAATGATTGCCATCATTCATGCACTTAATATCCAGGTGGTTGCCGAAGGCGTTGAGACAAGCGAACAACTGGAATACTTAAAACAATATGGCTGTGATTTTATTCAAGGGTTCTTTTTTAGTCGACCACTACCAGCCAGTGAATTTATAAAGTATTATTTTAGCATGAAAAAGATGAGTTAAGATGAGTGACAGATAATGATTTAGCAGTTGATGTATTGTTTATAAAATCGATTGTTGAAATTTATTCCCATTTCGAGTACACTCCTATATAAAGGGGATGAAGTTCGCCTTGGCCAATGCCAAAATGCTGATAAGCTGATGACTTCTGCAAATAGTAAACATTGCAGGAGTTTTTACTTTTTTTGTTATAAATCTAAAAGAAACAGAGGGATAATATGCAGGATACAAAAATATTGTCGATTTTAAAAGAAGTCGAGATACTGTTGAGTAGAACCGGTATCAGTGATGATGAGATTAAAAAAGTTGTTGAGATTCGGAATAAAATAGAAAATAATGAGTTGGTTATTTCTGTTATCGGCCAGTTTAAACGCGGTAAAACATCATTAATCAATGCCCTTTTAGGTGCTGACGTGCTGCCTATAGGGGTGATACCGGTTACTTCGGTAGCAACTAAAATTCAATATGGAGAAGAGGGCGTAATGGTTCATTTTAAAAATGGTGAAAAAGAGCGCATCTGCCTGAATGACTTGATCCGTTTTGTCGCGGAACAAGAAAACCCCAATAACCAGAAGGGGGTGTCATTTGTTAATCTTTATTTACCCTTTGATTTTTTAAGAAATGGACTTGTGTTGGTGGATACTCCGGGGGTTGGTTCTGTTCATCAGAATAACACTGATGAGGCTTACGCTTTTATGAAAAAGAGTGATGCCATTATTTTTATGCTGTCGGTAGATAGCCCAATCAATGAAATTGAATATGAATTTCTAGTTTCATCAAAGAAATATGCTTCCAAATTTTATTTTACGGTAAATAAAATCGATACGATTAGTTGTGATGATTTAAATGCTTATCTGAACTATTGCCGGAATATTCTGCGGGAGATTATGTCAGCAGAAACCATTGCTCTGTTTCCTATTAGTGCAAAAACAAAATCGGGAATGAATGAGCTATTGGGGCACATTGAAGAAGATATTCAAGATTCAACCGCATCTATAATCATCGATTCTGTTAAAATCAAACTGCGGGATATTTTAAAATTAGCGCTTGACCATCTCGAATTTTATCGCAATGCCAGCAATATGCCGCTGAAAGATCTGGAACAAAAACGTGAAGAACTAATTAGTCGATTGGAAAGTTTGGATCAACTTGCAAAAGAATCGACGTACTATCTTCAGCAGCAGATCGATGAATTGCTTGAAGAGATTCGAATCGTAATTCATCGCGAATCTGAAGGGATTGAAGAACAGTTGATAGCGATACTTAACAATGGGTACGAACAATATCAAAATAGAAAAACTAAAATTCTTGATGAAAAGTTTAGATTTCTGATCGAAACCGATTTAAGTAACTATCTCATTAACCTTAATGATCAGGGGTTAGAAACGCTTGTAAACGGGTATGATAAGTTAACAGAGTTATTTAACAATAAGATTGATGCGGTTAAAGATTATCTGGAAAATATCATCTTTGAACTGTTCGGCACAGTATATCATTATAAAAAATCAATATATAAACTATCACAACGGGATGATTTTTACGTGCGTATTAAGCAGCAGCCAGTAGCTTTTCTGGTCGATATAAATGATTTCATTTATCTGATGCCACGGGGATGGGCCAATAAAAAAATTTACAGCCGCTATCAAAAGAAAATACAAAGTGATGTTGAACATAATGTTAACAACATGATTTACAATTATCAATATAAATTAAAAGAAAGTGTTCGAGAACTAAAATATTATTTTCAAAATGAATCCGAGTCCTTAAAAAGAGAAATTGAGGATCTGATAAATCAGGTGATCGATGATAAAAAAATCATCGCAACAAAACTGAGTGCAAAACTAGAAGAGTTGGACAGCATCTATAAGCAATTGGAGGAGTTACTGTTAAAAATTTGAAATAATTAAGTTTAGAAAAGGGGGGCACAATAGAAAAAAGCGGATCAATGAATTTTGGTGTTTTTAAATTAAAAAAAGGAGAATCCCCCCAATGAAAATTAACGAAAACAAGAGGCGGTCAGAGTCGATTAAGGGTAAGCTACTTTTGGGTGTATTAGGTGTAACAATACTTGTTTTTGCAATTTGTATTGGCGTATTCACTTATAATGCTTATAGCTCTTCACTGAATCAGGCGAAGAGCTATACTCAATCTCAGGCGGACAGTTATGCAAATGATATTAATAATGAGATCACCAAAGTAGAGATTGTTCCTAAAACGTTAGCGCTGTCCTTTGAAGGCATGAAAAATGGGCATCAGACAAACCGTGATCAGGCCATTGACATCTTGAAAAAGGTGTTGGAGGATAATCCCAATATTTTTGATATCTGGATGATTTGGGAACCTGATGCTTTTGATGGCAATGATGAAGCTTATAAAAACAAACCGGGTTATGATGAAACTGGTCGACTCGTACCTTATGTTTATAAAAACGGGAACAGCATCGTTACTGAGGCCATTCCTAATTATACGGTTGAAGCAGAAAATGCCTATTATCAACTGCCCTTTAAATCTGGGAAAGAAGTTGTAATGGAGCCATATGTAAGTATCATTGATAATGAACCAATTTCAATGACAACAATCTCCTTTCCGATTAAATCGGGGAATACTGTTTTGGGTGTTGTCGGGGTTGATATTGAACTAAGCGCGCTAAAATCACTGGTTTCAGAGATTACCTTATATCAGACCGGTTATGCAGAATTGATTTCCAACCAGGGGGCGATACTTGCTCATCCGACGACTGATTTAGTTGGCAGTGATGCTTATGCAAGCTATGATCATGCGGTTATTGGTGATGCAGTCACAAAAGGCGAACCCCTTATCTTTGAAGGATCGTCTGATGCTACGGGCAAAAATAGTGTGATCGCAATGGCCCCGATTTCTTTTGGAGAAACAGAAACGCCATGGTCGCTGATGGTCGTAGTTCCACAAAATGAAATTACTTCAAATGCTCGAAATAATATTATGGTAGCACTGTTGTGCACCTTTATAGCGATCGTACTGCTGGCAATTGCAATTAATAAGATTGCCAAATCGATAACGAATCCGATTGGACAAGTTAATAAGATGATTCAGGAAATGACGAAAGGCCATTTGAGTATGCGTCTTCATATGGAGGCCAATGATGAAATTGGAGAAATGGCTGCGGCAATGGATAAAATGGCTGATACGCTTCAATTTACGGTGATTAACACTGTGAAGAACATTGCAGCAGGGGACGTTTCCTATAACATCGAAATAACAGATTCCCAGGATGAAATCACACCCGCTTTGAAACAAACCGTTGAAAGGATTCGCGAGCTGGTTGCCGAGACCAATCGGTTATCGGCGGCAGCCGTTGAAGGAAAACTTGATATCCGTGGGGATGCCAATGCTTTTAGTGGTGGATTTAAAGACATTGTGGTTGGCATAAACAATACGCTTGATGCTGTTATTGAGCCAATCAACATGGCTTCGAATTATATGGAAAAAATCGGACAGGGGATTATTCCTGAACGAATTACAAAAACATATTACGGAGATTTCGATGGTCTCAAAAACAGTATTAATGCTTGTATCGATGGGTTAGGTGGATTGGTAGAAGCAAATATGATTTTAGGAAAATTAGGTCGAAATGATTTTAGTGATAAAATTGAAAATGATTATCAGGGGATTTATGGAGAAATGTGCGCAGCCATCAATAATATTCGCAGAAAACTTGATCATATTGAAGACATCAATAACAATATTGCTAACGGTGACTTACGTGATTTGGCTGACTTGAAAAGTAGAGGAAGGCATTCCGAAAAGGACAATCTGATCCCCAGTTTTATTAGGATGTTGGATAACATTAAGACATTGGTTGACGAAACAGAAGAAATGTCGAAATGTGCAGTTCAGGGCAATTTTGAGTATCGGGGTGATGCCAGTCGGCTGCCAGGGAAATATGCTGAGGTGATTTTAGGGTTCAATCAGACTTTAGATGCCATCATTGAGCCGTTGATTGAAGCTTCTCAGGTTTTGCAGGAGTTGGCAAATGGTAACTTGCAGGTAAAAGTGATAGGCGATTATAAAGGGGACCATGCGAAAATTAAAAACGATCTAAACACAACCATTGTGGCTCTGGATGGTTATGTCAATGAGATTGCCAATACTTTAGCTTCTATCGGAAAAGGCAATATGGATCATCATATTACGGCAGATTATCTGGGTGATTTTTCGACTATTAAAAATGCACTAAACGAAATTACAACCCGTCTAAGCACGACGTTGTCAGATATTAATGATGTAGCAACTCAGGTAGAAGTTGGTTCTAGATTAATTTCAGATGGGGGACAGACGCTTGCTCAGGGTACCACCGAACAAGCCAGTTCAACTCAGGAACTTTCTGCGTCGATTGATGAGGTGGCGGCGGAAACGAAACAAAATGCTCTTCGTGCCAGCGAAGCGAATGAGCGGTCAGTGCAAGTTCGAAAGAATGCTGAATTGGGAAATAGTCAGATGAGCAAAATGGTTTCAGCGATGCAAGAAATAAATGTTTCATCCAATGATATTTCAAAAATCATCAAAGTGATTGATGATATTGCTTTTCAGACCAATATTCTAGCATTAAATGCAGCTGTGGAAGCTGCTCGCGCGGGAGCGCATGGCAAGGGATTTGCTGTGGTTGCTCAGGAAGTTAGAAACCTGGCCGCACGAAGTGCCGATGCCGCCAAAGAAACAACGACCTTAATTGAAGGCTCGATTGAAAAAGTAGGCGTTGGTGGAAAAATCGCCGATGAGACAGCTGAAAGTCTAAAACAAATTCTTAAAGAAATTGATCAGGTTGCTGCTTTGGTGGGTACGATTGCCCAGGCATCGAATGAACAGGCATCAGAGATCGCCCAGATTACCCAGGGCATTGAACAGGTTGCTCAGGTGGTTCAAACCAATTCGGCCACCGCCGAAAAAAGCGCGGCTGCCAGTGAAGAACTAACCGGTCAGGCTGAAATGCTTAAACAGATGGTTGATGCCTTTCAGTTAAAACAACAATAGGCGTTTGCGAAATTAAAAAACATCGAACAACGGTTGCTTTGGGCGCAGTTTCCACAAACGATTTCGTAACGTGTAGGCGAACAGTTCATCGAACTGTCCGCCGTACAGTGTAGAAATTGTTTCGTGTGAAACTGCGCCCAAAGCTCATGGCAGTTTCGCAATTACCTAAAAACAACAAGTCACCACGGTAAATAAACCGGATTCGGAAATGAAAAAATCGGCAATTTTAAGTGAAATAGAACCGCGAATTATTCTGGACGATTTGGACAAGTATTAAAACATCCTAACGGTTACCTGAGTAATTACAGTAGATGATTGCTCAGGTAACTAAATCCACAATGATTGTAAGCTGCAAGATGTGTCTAAACAATGATGCCAACTGGTGTTTCGGTTAAAATATCGGTACTACCATAGTCTCTGGCGATTTTCATAAAATCCAACATACCTTTACTGATGTGTTTGTTTTTATGATAAACAAGGTTAAATGTCCGATTCCAATGATTCGATATATTTTTAATCACAAAAATGTCGCCGTTTTTAATTTCTTCTTCAACTAATCGGATTGAAATAGCGGCCAGGCAATTGTTTTTCATGACAATTGTTTTGATAATTTCGGGAGAGGTTACTTCCCAGCCAATATTTAAATCAAAGCCCTTTTTTTGGGTGAATTCCATAAATAATTTTCGGGTGCCACTTCCTTGTTCCCGCATAATGAAAATTTCTTTTTCCAATTCACTTATCTTTATTTGTTTTTGTCCGGCAAAACGATGGTGTTTTCCGCATATAATGACAAGATAGTCATTAATAACAGGCTCGACGATTAAGTCCGCATTTTTTGTTTCGCCTTCAACGAGTCCGATATCCAACTCGGCATTGAGCAGACGGGCTTCAATCATTTTAGTGTTATTGACATAACTGAAGGTATCAATATCTGCGTTTCTTTTTTTAAAATCATTGATCAATGATGAAAGCAAACAGGCACCAATGGTGACAGTTGAACCTATTTTTACCAATTCTTTGCGTCCGACAACACTTGACATGCTTTTTTCCAGTTCATCAAATTGACGGATCACGATACGGGCGTGTT
This is a stretch of genomic DNA from Acetobacterium woodii DSM 1030. It encodes these proteins:
- a CDS encoding cation:proton antiporter is translated as MEANIILEVSLMLFSGILFGRLAKFFKMPNVTGYLIAGLLLGPSFINIIPTEMVDGFGIISDIALGFIAFSVGSQFDLNYFKKVGIAPIVIATAEALGAVILVTVVMILFGFDTKLAIMLGAIAAATAPAQTIMVINQYRAKGPLTSMLMSVVAIDDAIALIAFGFASTLVNVMNSAVQTNIFISILSPFYEVLISFILGGIAAILMKILFRWFKKPSNQICIVIAFILMTYWGADMVHGSPLLACMALGGVLVNIYRDRIESVLKTTDAFSPPIFMVFFVISGAGFQISALPAIGLIGILYVVMRVIGKMSGAWLGGKLTHQSDSICKYLGPTLMPQAGVALGLVVVASKIVPNYADQIQVIILCSTFIYSIVGPIAAKIALVKSGEIVLPDMAVKNQKL
- a CDS encoding P-II family nitrogen regulator, yielding MKLLVFVLSQTEKLDDLLAAFAAENICGATILESTGMARYLSNKHDEDEIPILGSLRTFLNPNVANGNVIFMLIEEENIPKAINAIESNVCSLDEKDSGIVFTIPVDFTKGICTIGS
- a CDS encoding putative bifunctional diguanylate cyclase/phosphodiesterase, whose amino-acid sequence is MTIKKIKKFFNTVIYKNLDKNEEAMDIGFWKNRIFSLLSFFLVFLGGPVLLYGSYLFYWDGDIALALVEAAFVGIFLIATYKKNLKIEYRKFMIVLSIYAISIILLIYTGPYGAGMTSVVFSFILGVSLLNKKHNEIFFAINIVIFIVLTGLFSFGFFSGLNIEIFKNSWMINVITTQLYVLTLIYLFNIIYDGLGKQTQKIIESKLLLAASEEKYRLLADTMADVIWVFNVNTQKFIYISPSIENLRGFTVEEAMAEKLDETMTMKSAQMFHQEISRTAKEFITEPESPKRYINEIQQICKNGELVWVEVSSRYRYNELGEIEIVSSSRNINERKMKEKEITYIDFHDPLTGLLNRKAFTKNMYEAIIKGQKRSVIIINIDNFRIINDALGHREGDEVLSGMAAKIVEIVGQNGFVYRYGGDEFVIIVDSLKCQQVKKLARQVLKTISTQFMVENRLFYLTASLGIGLGSEQVDLEQTVKNADTALYIAKKQKNNITIYGHEMDQTRTREAILEEDLKTALEKGEFELFYQPIYDQKNSEINQAEALLRWNHSNLGMISPSDFIPIAEKTKLIIPITDWVIYEVCQKIKQWNELGIDKMTVSINISLLSLENRGAELTESVKNGIQKAGIKAEKVKLEITESILIRDTDEIVNVFDALKKIGVKLALDDFGTGYSSFGCMKDLPLDIIKLDRSLISNIVTDEREQMIAQSMIAIIHALNIQVVAEGVETSEQLEYLKQYGCDFIQGFFFSRPLPASEFIKYYFSMKKMS
- a CDS encoding dynamin family protein, with translation MQDTKILSILKEVEILLSRTGISDDEIKKVVEIRNKIENNELVISVIGQFKRGKTSLINALLGADVLPIGVIPVTSVATKIQYGEEGVMVHFKNGEKERICLNDLIRFVAEQENPNNQKGVSFVNLYLPFDFLRNGLVLVDTPGVGSVHQNNTDEAYAFMKKSDAIIFMLSVDSPINEIEYEFLVSSKKYASKFYFTVNKIDTISCDDLNAYLNYCRNILREIMSAETIALFPISAKTKSGMNELLGHIEEDIQDSTASIIIDSVKIKLRDILKLALDHLEFYRNASNMPLKDLEQKREELISRLESLDQLAKESTYYLQQQIDELLEEIRIVIHRESEGIEEQLIAILNNGYEQYQNRKTKILDEKFRFLIETDLSNYLINLNDQGLETLVNGYDKLTELFNNKIDAVKDYLENIIFELFGTVYHYKKSIYKLSQRDDFYVRIKQQPVAFLVDINDFIYLMPRGWANKKIYSRYQKKIQSDVEHNVNNMIYNYQYKLKESVRELKYYFQNESESLKREIEDLINQVIDDKKIIATKLSAKLEELDSIYKQLEELLLKI
- a CDS encoding methyl-accepting chemotaxis protein — protein: MKINENKRRSESIKGKLLLGVLGVTILVFAICIGVFTYNAYSSSLNQAKSYTQSQADSYANDINNEITKVEIVPKTLALSFEGMKNGHQTNRDQAIDILKKVLEDNPNIFDIWMIWEPDAFDGNDEAYKNKPGYDETGRLVPYVYKNGNSIVTEAIPNYTVEAENAYYQLPFKSGKEVVMEPYVSIIDNEPISMTTISFPIKSGNTVLGVVGVDIELSALKSLVSEITLYQTGYAELISNQGAILAHPTTDLVGSDAYASYDHAVIGDAVTKGEPLIFEGSSDATGKNSVIAMAPISFGETETPWSLMVVVPQNEITSNARNNIMVALLCTFIAIVLLAIAINKIAKSITNPIGQVNKMIQEMTKGHLSMRLHMEANDEIGEMAAAMDKMADTLQFTVINTVKNIAAGDVSYNIEITDSQDEITPALKQTVERIRELVAETNRLSAAAVEGKLDIRGDANAFSGGFKDIVVGINNTLDAVIEPINMASNYMEKIGQGIIPERITKTYYGDFDGLKNSINACIDGLGGLVEANMILGKLGRNDFSDKIENDYQGIYGEMCAAINNIRRKLDHIEDINNNIANGDLRDLADLKSRGRHSEKDNLIPSFIRMLDNIKTLVDETEEMSKCAVQGNFEYRGDASRLPGKYAEVILGFNQTLDAIIEPLIEASQVLQELANGNLQVKVIGDYKGDHAKIKNDLNTTIVALDGYVNEIANTLASIGKGNMDHHITADYLGDFSTIKNALNEITTRLSTTLSDINDVATQVEVGSRLISDGGQTLAQGTTEQASSTQELSASIDEVAAETKQNALRASEANERSVQVRKNAELGNSQMSKMVSAMQEINVSSNDISKIIKVIDDIAFQTNILALNAAVEAARAGAHGKGFAVVAQEVRNLAARSADAAKETTTLIEGSIEKVGVGGKIADETAESLKQILKEIDQVAALVGTIAQASNEQASEIAQITQGIEQVAQVVQTNSATAEKSAAASEELTGQAEMLKQMVDAFQLKQQ
- a CDS encoding LysR family transcriptional regulator encodes the protein MVLFYIINKNYLYQLLVSIGAEKMDIRHLKIFVAVEQTGSMSLAAKQFFITQPSVSQVIKELENHYDVQLFERLGKRLFITEAGKFLSQHARIVIRQFDELEKSMSSVVGRKELVKIGSTVTIGACLLSSLINDFKKRNADIDTFSYVNNTKMIEARLLNAELDIGLVEGETKNADLIVEPVINDYLVIICGKHHRFAGQKQIKISELEKEIFIMREQGSGTRKLFMEFTQKKGFDLNIGWEVTSPEIIKTIVMKNNCLAAISIRLVEEEIKNGDIFVIKNISNHWNRTFNLVYHKNKHISKGMLDFMKIARDYGSTDILTETPVGIIV